The stretch of DNA AAAGAAAATCGCAGAAGATAAAATGGTAGACCTTAACTGCTTTACATTAGACTCTGCTCTTTCTATGGTTGCAGGTACTGCTAGATCTATGGGATTGAGAGTAACAGGAACTAAACCAACTAACGCTTAAAACTTAGAGAAATGGCAAAATTAACAAAGAAGCAAAAGGAAGCTTTAAGCAAAGTAGAAAAAGGAAGAGTATATAACCTTGAAGAAGGTTCAGCTCTTGTAAAAGAAGTAAACACTGCAAAGTTTGACGCATCTGTAGATATCGCTGTAAGATTAGGAGTAGATCCTAGAAAAGCGAACCAAATGGTAAGAGGTGTAGTATCTCTTCCTCACGGAACAGGTAAAGACGTTAAAGTATTAGCTCTTGTAACTCCAGATAAAGAAGCAGAAGCTAAAGAAGCTGGTGCTGATTATGTAGGTCTTGACGAATATTTACAAAAAATAAAAGATGGTTGGACAGATGTTGACGTTATCGTTACTATGCCAGCTGTTATGGGTAAATTAGGACCATTAGGTAGAGTATTAGGACCAAGAGGTTTGATGCCTAACCCTAAATCAGGTACTGTAACTATGGACATAGGAAAAGCAGTTTCTGAAGTAAAATCAGGTAAAATTGATTTCAAAGTAGATAAATATGGTATTATCCACGCAGGTATTGGTAAAGTATCTTTTGATGCTGCTCAATTGAGAGAAAATGCTCAGGAATTAATCCAGACATTGATCAAAATGAAGCCAACTGCTGCTAAAGGAACATATGTAAAGAGCATTTATTTGTCTTCTACAATGAGCCCGGGTATTGCAATTGATACTAAATCTGTAAACTAATATAAATCCTTAAGACAATGACAAAAGACCAAAAAGTTGTAGCAATACAAGAGATCAAAGATTTGCTTCAGGATGCAAAAGTAGTATACGTAGCAGATCTAGACGGTTTGAACGCTGCTAAATCTTCTGATTTCAGAAGACAAGCTTTCAAGCAGAATATCAAAGTGAAAGTAGTAAAAAATACACTTTTACAAAAAGCAATGGAGCAAATTGACGGAGTAGATTTCTCTGAAATG from Chryseobacterium piperi encodes:
- the rplA gene encoding 50S ribosomal protein L1 gives rise to the protein MAKLTKKQKEALSKVEKGRVYNLEEGSALVKEVNTAKFDASVDIAVRLGVDPRKANQMVRGVVSLPHGTGKDVKVLALVTPDKEAEAKEAGADYVGLDEYLQKIKDGWTDVDVIVTMPAVMGKLGPLGRVLGPRGLMPNPKSGTVTMDIGKAVSEVKSGKIDFKVDKYGIIHAGIGKVSFDAAQLRENAQELIQTLIKMKPTAAKGTYVKSIYLSSTMSPGIAIDTKSVN